In Persicimonas caeni, a single window of DNA contains:
- a CDS encoding LolA-like protein: MNPRILLVLVAAFALAACQSTPEAQPQQDPVEEEAAEEVAEEFDDQNATPPENWVTERVAESKERLQATEAGTLVWKSIEAHGGLQRWFENGPLHFRFDYRPLGEGKPRDTYQTVDTWSSRARHQMADDRDVEFGWDGEQAWQKPADADIALNPRFWALTPYYFVAMPFVLGDPGVNLELVGDEELQGQTYEVVKATFSAGTGDAPDDYYVLYFHPDTHKLRALRYVVSYPGFFPEGGHTPEKLMIYEGEQTVDGITFAKNFPTHKWDTEAAKPLDKVTAIEMSDVEFRPGTPQAYFEMPEGAKALEGY, from the coding sequence ATGAACCCACGCATCTTGCTCGTCCTCGTCGCCGCGTTCGCCCTGGCCGCGTGCCAGAGCACGCCTGAAGCACAGCCCCAACAGGATCCAGTCGAAGAAGAGGCGGCCGAAGAAGTCGCCGAGGAGTTCGACGACCAGAACGCCACGCCGCCCGAAAATTGGGTCACCGAGCGCGTCGCCGAGTCGAAGGAGCGCCTGCAGGCGACCGAGGCCGGCACGCTCGTGTGGAAGTCCATCGAGGCTCACGGCGGGCTGCAACGCTGGTTCGAGAACGGCCCGCTCCATTTTCGGTTCGACTACCGCCCGCTGGGCGAGGGCAAACCGCGCGACACCTACCAGACCGTGGACACCTGGTCGTCGCGCGCTCGCCATCAGATGGCCGACGACCGCGACGTCGAGTTTGGCTGGGACGGCGAGCAGGCCTGGCAGAAGCCGGCCGACGCCGACATCGCGCTCAACCCGCGCTTCTGGGCGCTCACGCCCTACTACTTTGTCGCCATGCCGTTCGTGCTCGGCGACCCGGGCGTCAACCTGGAGCTCGTCGGCGACGAGGAGCTGCAGGGCCAGACCTACGAGGTCGTCAAAGCGACCTTCTCGGCGGGCACCGGCGACGCCCCCGACGACTACTACGTGCTCTACTTCCACCCCGACACCCACAAGCTTCGCGCGCTTCGCTACGTCGTCTCCTACCCGGGCTTCTTCCCCGAGGGCGGCCACACCCCCGAAAAACTGATGATCTACGAGGGCGAGCAGACCGTCGACGGGATCACCTTCGCCAAGAACTTCCCGACCCACAAATGGGACACAGAGGCCGCCAAGCCCCTCGACAAAGTCACCGCCATCGAGATGAGCGACGTGGAATTTCGGCCCGGTACGCCCCAGGCTTATTTCGAGATGCCCGAGGGCGCGAAGGCGCTCGAGGGGTATTGA
- a CDS encoding glycosyltransferase, whose protein sequence is MSQAPQVSPQIYRLMYVGRSSLQIERDYGKRLSRLIREGFEVHVLAGDDGGFADLDARGVVCKPIPVERKLNVAGLLGAYFIVQAYFIEEKPVLVHAFDDVLAWVGAFAAHRAHVDAVFATVHRHAFVEDPVRLEIDTFLPVPPKFFEGVEAFLNNIVDAPVRNGLYRAYAYLGEIVDKYFVINEHDFGALQDLELVPPDKLEMIIGGDGVDLDRFPVDDDDFPTISEARRELGLPEHWRHVFGYVGPFSLPRGATDLLACIEQVAQTHPAAGWLVNIDGGVSDVLLRRLERLEEKGRVVIRRRMDDLAMVYRALDAFVMPSYREGAPTHLMEAAACGVGAITYNLPATQSAVEHGQTGELIPLGEVDVLVDSLRRALDDPTRLENYGLRSRTRAVRRFNRQHVEDQVFRMYDTVLEVKLHGAGL, encoded by the coding sequence ATGTCACAAGCTCCGCAAGTCTCCCCACAAATCTACCGGTTGATGTACGTCGGCCGCAGCTCGCTGCAGATCGAGCGCGACTACGGCAAGCGCCTGTCGCGCCTCATTCGCGAGGGCTTCGAGGTGCACGTGCTCGCCGGCGACGACGGCGGGTTCGCCGACCTCGACGCGCGCGGCGTGGTCTGCAAACCGATCCCCGTGGAGCGAAAGCTCAACGTCGCCGGGCTTCTGGGGGCGTATTTCATCGTGCAGGCCTACTTCATCGAGGAGAAGCCGGTGTTGGTGCACGCCTTCGACGACGTGCTCGCCTGGGTGGGCGCGTTCGCCGCGCACCGCGCCCACGTCGACGCGGTCTTTGCCACGGTACATCGCCACGCGTTCGTCGAAGATCCGGTGCGCCTCGAGATCGATACGTTCTTGCCGGTGCCGCCCAAGTTTTTCGAGGGGGTGGAGGCGTTTCTGAACAATATCGTCGACGCGCCGGTACGCAACGGGCTGTATCGTGCGTACGCTTACCTGGGGGAGATCGTCGACAAGTACTTCGTCATCAACGAGCACGATTTCGGGGCGCTGCAGGACCTCGAGCTCGTCCCGCCCGACAAGCTCGAGATGATCATCGGCGGCGACGGGGTCGATCTCGACCGCTTTCCGGTCGACGACGACGATTTTCCCACGATCTCCGAAGCTCGCCGCGAGCTGGGCCTCCCCGAGCATTGGCGCCACGTGTTCGGCTACGTGGGCCCCTTCAGCCTGCCGCGCGGCGCCACCGACCTGCTCGCGTGCATCGAGCAGGTCGCCCAGACGCACCCGGCGGCCGGCTGGCTCGTCAATATCGACGGCGGCGTCTCCGACGTGTTGCTCCGCCGGCTCGAGCGCCTCGAAGAGAAGGGCAGGGTGGTGATTCGCCGCCGAATGGACGACCTGGCGATGGTCTACCGCGCGCTCGACGCGTTCGTGATGCCGAGCTACCGCGAAGGCGCGCCCACCCACCTCATGGAGGCGGCGGCGTGCGGCGTGGGCGCGATCACCTACAACCTGCCGGCGACCCAGTCGGCCGTCGAGCACGGCCAGACCGGCGAGCTCATCCCGCTCGGTGAGGTCGACGTGCTCGTCGACTCGCTGCGACGCGCGCTCGACGACCCCACGCGCCTCGAGAATTACGGCCTGCGCTCGCGCACTCGCGCCGTGCGCCGGTTCAACCGCCAGCACGTCGAGGACCAAGTCTTTCGCATGTACGACACGGTGCTCGAAGTCAAACTTCACGGAGCCGGACTCTGA
- a CDS encoding calcium-binding EGF-like domain-containing protein, with amino-acid sequence MTRRLCVFFSMLVLAVGLAACDETTTNNKVEQPQPDAGIDAHADADVDAASPCDPDSCTGGRECVVRDDQAVCECPAGTHDEAGSCVPDAACEPTTCNGHGTCSEVDGEPTCACETGYTGPACADCDTADGWMSDGEGGCTDDPCSLVDCGPEKVCVVDAGAAVCQCPAGTHDEDGACVVDESCMPTTCNGHGTCDDTQGQVSCACEDGWKGEFCGACDDVNGYHPDGQGGCTTDPCLPNPCTDPNRTICQADTNGTSCACDPGYHLEDDACVPDETCAPDSCSGNGTCDDTGGIISCACDSGYAGDDCSSCDTANGFHDDGQGGCTTDPCLPNPCTEPNKTSCVSSSGAYVCECDTGFHPDGQGGCTDDPCLPDTCAAQNKACRVDGNGQAECYTPDCDDGNPCTVDTLVGGVCQHTTEPDGTSCSTDVCLVGQTCQSGQCVGSTPLDCDDQNPCTDDVCDPAQGGCVNIDDDTNVPDDGVHCTADTCSGGIASHTPDDTACDDALWCTGVESCVPSASDADAQGCVARNVPQPPADPGPCEQYTTCDNATQSFVLETLATGTTCNDGIVCTTGDACDAQGQCVGQLQSTCAAPGPGTSCTSTTPIGPIDIPVAFVSMDVTFEGQDPEVTDPYYAFSIYGIEKQTGVWVQLARYNNPSNSGGSLSTTTKLMPGVYDIVYTTDSTDQRLGLTTSYYDIPASTVILQHDVVIPAGSSTLSVDVTPTPVNVNVTFEGQDPEVTDPYYAFSIYGIEQETGVWVQLARYNNPSNSGGSLSTTTKIMEGTYDIVYTTDSTDQRLGLTTSYYDIPAGTVILQRGVTIDASNNTLNIDVTPTPVTVNVTFEGQDPEVTDPYYAFSIYGIEQETGVWVQLARYNNPSNSGGSLSTTTKIMEGTYDIVYTTDSTDQRLGLTTSYYDIPAGTVILQRGVTIDASNNTLNIDVTPTPVTVNVTFEGQDPEVTDPYYAFSIYGIEQETGVWVQLARYNNPSNSGGTLSTTTKIMEGTYDIVYTTDSTDQRLGLTTSYYEIPAGTVILQRGVTIDSSNNTLNIDVTPTPVTVDVTFEGQDPEVTDPYYAFSIYGIEQETGVWVQLARYNNPSNSGGSLSTTTKIMPGTYDIVYTTDSVDRTLGLTTSYYDIPAGTVILQRGVTIDASNNALAFDVTPVPYDPTITFMGQDPEVTDPYYAFSVYAVDRNTGVWVQLGRYNNPSNSGGSLSTTTKIMPGTYDLIYTTDSSDQRLGLTSSYYEIPEGTVYLGMCMDIQ; translated from the coding sequence ATGACCCGCCGGCTCTGTGTCTTCTTCTCCATGTTGGTGCTCGCGGTCGGCCTGGCCGCCTGCGACGAAACCACCACCAACAACAAGGTCGAGCAGCCCCAGCCGGACGCCGGGATCGACGCCCACGCCGACGCGGATGTCGACGCCGCCTCGCCGTGCGACCCCGACTCGTGCACCGGCGGGCGTGAGTGCGTCGTGCGCGACGACCAAGCCGTGTGCGAGTGCCCCGCGGGCACCCACGACGAGGCAGGTTCTTGCGTGCCCGACGCGGCCTGCGAGCCGACGACGTGCAACGGCCACGGCACCTGCTCGGAGGTCGACGGGGAGCCGACCTGCGCGTGTGAGACCGGCTATACCGGCCCGGCGTGTGCGGACTGCGACACCGCCGACGGCTGGATGAGCGACGGCGAAGGCGGCTGCACCGACGACCCATGCTCGCTCGTCGACTGCGGGCCCGAGAAGGTCTGCGTGGTCGACGCGGGGGCGGCCGTCTGTCAGTGCCCGGCGGGCACCCACGACGAAGACGGCGCCTGTGTGGTCGACGAGAGCTGCATGCCGACGACCTGCAACGGCCACGGCACTTGCGACGACACCCAAGGGCAGGTCTCGTGCGCTTGCGAGGACGGCTGGAAAGGTGAGTTTTGCGGCGCGTGCGACGACGTCAACGGGTATCACCCCGACGGTCAGGGCGGCTGCACCACCGACCCCTGCCTGCCCAACCCGTGCACCGACCCCAACCGCACCATCTGCCAGGCCGACACCAACGGCACGAGCTGCGCGTGCGACCCGGGCTACCACCTCGAGGACGACGCCTGCGTGCCCGACGAGACGTGCGCACCCGACAGTTGCTCGGGCAACGGCACTTGCGACGACACCGGCGGGATCATCTCGTGTGCGTGTGATTCGGGCTACGCGGGCGACGACTGCTCGAGTTGCGACACCGCCAACGGCTTCCACGACGACGGCCAGGGAGGCTGCACCACCGATCCCTGCCTGCCCAACCCGTGCACCGAACCCAACAAGACGAGCTGCGTGTCGAGCAGCGGCGCCTACGTGTGCGAGTGCGACACGGGCTTTCACCCCGACGGCCAGGGCGGCTGCACCGACGACCCGTGCTTGCCCGACACCTGCGCCGCGCAGAACAAAGCCTGCCGCGTCGACGGCAACGGTCAGGCCGAGTGCTACACCCCCGACTGCGACGACGGGAACCCCTGCACGGTCGACACGCTCGTGGGTGGCGTCTGCCAGCACACCACCGAGCCCGACGGCACGAGCTGCTCGACCGACGTGTGCCTGGTGGGCCAGACCTGCCAGAGCGGCCAATGCGTCGGGTCGACCCCGCTCGATTGCGACGACCAGAACCCCTGCACCGACGACGTGTGCGACCCTGCTCAGGGCGGCTGCGTCAACATCGACGATGACACCAACGTGCCCGACGACGGCGTCCATTGCACCGCCGACACCTGCTCGGGCGGCATCGCCTCGCACACCCCCGACGACACCGCCTGCGACGACGCCCTGTGGTGCACCGGCGTCGAGTCGTGCGTGCCGAGCGCCTCGGACGCCGACGCCCAGGGCTGCGTAGCGCGCAACGTGCCGCAGCCGCCGGCCGACCCGGGCCCCTGCGAGCAGTACACGACCTGCGACAACGCCACCCAGAGCTTCGTGCTCGAGACCCTGGCGACGGGCACGACCTGTAACGACGGCATCGTGTGCACCACCGGCGACGCCTGCGACGCCCAGGGCCAATGCGTCGGCCAACTGCAATCGACGTGCGCGGCGCCCGGGCCGGGCACGAGCTGCACCTCGACCACGCCCATCGGCCCCATCGACATTCCCGTCGCCTTCGTATCGATGGACGTCACCTTCGAGGGCCAAGACCCCGAGGTGACCGACCCGTATTACGCGTTCTCGATTTACGGGATTGAAAAGCAGACAGGCGTGTGGGTCCAGCTCGCTCGCTACAACAACCCGAGCAATAGCGGCGGCTCGCTGTCGACGACCACCAAGCTCATGCCGGGCGTCTACGACATCGTCTACACCACCGATTCGACCGACCAACGACTCGGCCTGACCACGAGCTATTACGATATCCCCGCAAGCACCGTCATCTTGCAGCACGACGTGGTGATCCCGGCCGGCTCGTCCACGCTGAGCGTCGATGTCACGCCCACGCCCGTGAACGTCAACGTGACCTTCGAGGGCCAAGACCCCGAGGTGACCGACCCGTATTACGCCTTTTCGATCTACGGCATCGAGCAAGAAACTGGCGTGTGGGTCCAACTCGCCCGCTACAACAACCCGAGCAATAGCGGCGGCTCGTTGTCGACCACGACGAAGATCATGGAGGGCACCTACGACATCGTCTACACCACCGACTCGACCGATCAGCGGCTCGGCCTGACCACGAGCTACTACGATATCCCCGCCGGCACCGTCATCTTGCAGCGCGGCGTGACCATCGACGCGTCGAATAACACGCTGAATATCGACGTCACGCCCACGCCGGTCACCGTCAACGTGACCTTCGAGGGCCAAGATCCCGAGGTGACCGATCCTTACTATGCATTTTCGATCTACGGCATCGAGCAGGAGACCGGCGTTTGGGTCCAACTCGCCCGCTACAACAACCCGAGCAATAGCGGCGGCTCGTTGTCGACGACTACCAAGATCATGGAGGGCACCTACGACATCGTCTACACGACCGACTCGACCGACCAACGACTCGGCCTGACGACGAGCTACTACGATATCCCTGCAGGCACCGTCATCTTGCAGCGCGGCGTGACCATCGACGCGTCGAATAACACGCTCAATATCGACGTGACGCCCACGCCCGTGACGGTGAACGTGACCTTCGAAGGTCAGGACCCCGAAGTTACCGACCCCTACTACGCCTTTTCTATCTACGGCATCGAGCAGGAGACGGGCGTGTGGGTCCAGCTCGCCCGCTACAATAACCCGAGTAATAGCGGCGGCACGTTGTCGACGACCACCAAGATCATGGAGGGGACCTACGACATCGTTTACACCACCGATTCGACCGACCAGCGGCTCGGCCTGACGACGAGCTACTACGAGATCCCCGCCGGCACCGTCATCTTGCAGCGTGGCGTGACCATCGACTCGTCGAATAACACGCTGAATATCGACGTCACGCCCACGCCTGTGACGGTGGACGTGACCTTCGAGGGCCAGGACCCCGAGGTCACCGACCCGTATTACGCCTTCTCCATCTACGGCATCGAGCAGGAGACGGGCGTGTGGGTCCAACTCGCCCGCTACAACAACCCGAGCAATAGCGGCGGGTCCTTGTCGACCACGACCAAGATCATGCCGGGCACCTACGATATCGTTTACACCACCGACTCGGTCGACCGGACCCTGGGCCTGACGACGAGCTACTACGATATCCCCGCCGGCACCGTCATCTTGCAGCGCGGCGTGACCATCGACGCGTCGAACAACGCGCTCGCCTTCGACGTCACCCCCGTGCCCTACGACCCCACGATCACGTTCATGGGCCAAGATCCGGAGGTGACCGACCCGTACTACGCCTTCTCGGTCTACGCCGTCGACCGCAACACAGGCGTCTGGGTGCAGCTTGGCCGCTACAACAACCCGAGCAATAGCGGCGGGTCGCTGTCGACGACCACCAAGATCATGCCGGGCACCTACGACCTCATCTACACGACCGACTCGAGCGACCAGAGGCTCGGCCTGACGTCGAGTTATTACGAGATTCCCGAAGGGACGGTGTATCTGGGGATGTGCATGGATATTCAGTAA
- a CDS encoding choice-of-anchor D domain-containing protein, with amino-acid sequence MYRIAANPTSIWLSLLVALASATGCGDDAGTAELVTNSHTIVATDVDPASGPVTLEVLLENTGSAAARDLRASFLQEGASSAGSFSVVTDSLPSTVASGASATFEVTFTPSPNAPTGCDLLAKSTLDVRYRTSTGGSFVPLAVQVAVGGPCDEALRCSSVDFGNVPVGNTESAAVQCVNLAAAGGEEVSIGQASLAPDAPEAFELGSSSPALPATLAPMDWLEVQVTFAPAAREPYQTTLALTDDSTTIEQISVRGVGIGERPRCSDPRGDVPPPPEDVQNYRLELESTDIVSYGGIVQEVDGVNESYATLLRSAILTATGSFTHEGCIVSNNGASFRWEGAACTLEDGSTLINILTINGSDEAARQLGTVSAGDNIRVEGYEVRRIVDLSPGGGYWVDGGGGDIGQQTMYVTRVCDVEE; translated from the coding sequence ATGTATAGAATTGCCGCAAACCCGACCTCGATTTGGCTCTCCCTCCTCGTCGCCCTCGCGAGCGCGACCGGCTGCGGTGACGACGCCGGCACCGCCGAACTCGTCACGAACTCCCACACGATCGTCGCCACCGACGTCGATCCAGCATCCGGCCCCGTCACGCTCGAAGTGCTCCTCGAGAATACCGGTTCGGCTGCCGCGCGCGATCTTCGCGCGAGCTTTCTGCAGGAGGGCGCCAGCTCGGCGGGCAGCTTCAGCGTGGTCACGGACAGCCTGCCGTCGACGGTCGCCAGCGGAGCGAGCGCTACATTCGAGGTGACGTTTACGCCCTCGCCGAACGCTCCTACCGGGTGCGACCTGCTCGCCAAGTCGACGCTCGACGTGCGCTACCGAACCTCCACCGGCGGCAGCTTTGTGCCGTTGGCCGTTCAGGTCGCCGTCGGCGGGCCCTGTGACGAGGCACTGCGCTGCTCGAGCGTCGACTTTGGCAACGTCCCCGTGGGCAACACCGAGTCCGCCGCCGTCCAATGTGTCAATTTGGCCGCAGCGGGCGGAGAGGAGGTGTCGATCGGTCAGGCCTCCCTCGCCCCAGACGCCCCCGAAGCCTTTGAACTCGGCTCGTCATCGCCCGCGTTGCCCGCCACACTCGCCCCGATGGATTGGCTCGAGGTTCAAGTCACGTTTGCACCGGCCGCACGCGAGCCGTACCAGACGACGCTCGCGCTCACCGACGACTCCACCACGATCGAGCAAATCTCGGTGCGCGGGGTCGGTATTGGTGAGCGCCCCCGCTGCAGCGATCCGCGTGGCGACGTCCCGCCTCCTCCCGAAGATGTCCAGAACTACCGGCTCGAGCTCGAGTCGACCGATATCGTCTCGTACGGGGGCATCGTCCAGGAGGTCGACGGGGTCAACGAGTCGTACGCCACCTTGTTGCGCAGCGCGATCCTCACCGCCACCGGCTCGTTCACCCACGAAGGATGTATCGTGTCCAATAACGGCGCCTCGTTTCGCTGGGAAGGTGCAGCCTGCACGCTGGAGGATGGAAGCACCCTCATCAACATCTTGACGATCAACGGCTCCGACGAAGCAGCGCGCCAGCTCGGCACGGTGAGCGCCGGAGACAATATCCGGGTCGAAGGCTACGAGGTCCGACGCATCGTCGACCTGTCGCCGGGTGGTGGGTATTGGGTGGACGGCGGCGGCGGTGACATCGGCCAGCAGACCATGTATGTCACCCGCGTATGCGACGTCGAGGAATGA
- a CDS encoding ATP-binding protein, whose translation MSSSKQHHSPPRVSEGDFREVIEHSPDGIAIHRDGQFLYINPSFLELFHLDSAEEVLGTWVYHFVHPDEHAALQERVGRLLDGELIPVRETRLLRQDGSVWLAELTARRVTFDGEPAIASIARDITERQKMTARMMQMDRMIAAGTLAAGVGHEINNPLTFVTANIDFALEQLEGREGLDSVREALQDARSGSTRIRDIVSQLRTFSPSDDDARTSLSARAVIESVLRMVSNEIRHRAKLVLELDDTARFFGNENKLGQVFLNLLINAAHAIEEGSRGDNQIIVRTRTDDSWVIVEVQDSGGGITTEQLPRIFDPFYTTKPVGQGTGLGLYICQQIVEAHDGEIEFESKPGKGTTARIKLPHADTPHNTAKPVSSAPNETRARILLIDDEPLIGRSLSRTLRPDHDVEVETSAAKALARLQAGERFDVILCDLMMPDMTGMDFFEQLAETSPDLADEILFLTGGAFTPRAVQFLNRCSNHVLEKPIDSSMLRALIDERLTSRR comes from the coding sequence GTGAGTTCTTCGAAGCAGCACCACTCGCCCCCACGCGTCTCCGAGGGAGACTTTCGGGAGGTCATCGAGCACTCGCCCGACGGAATCGCCATCCACCGCGACGGACAATTTCTGTACATCAACCCCTCTTTTCTGGAGCTGTTCCACCTCGACAGCGCCGAGGAAGTCTTGGGCACCTGGGTCTACCACTTTGTCCACCCCGACGAGCACGCCGCCCTGCAGGAGCGCGTGGGCCGACTGCTGGACGGCGAGCTCATCCCCGTGCGCGAGACCCGGCTGCTGCGCCAGGATGGCTCGGTGTGGCTGGCCGAGCTGACCGCCCGGCGGGTCACCTTCGACGGCGAGCCGGCCATCGCCAGCATCGCTCGCGACATCACCGAGCGGCAGAAGATGACCGCGCGCATGATGCAGATGGACCGCATGATCGCCGCCGGCACGCTCGCCGCCGGGGTGGGCCACGAGATCAACAACCCGCTGACGTTCGTGACCGCCAATATCGACTTCGCCCTCGAGCAACTCGAGGGCCGCGAGGGGCTCGACTCAGTGCGCGAGGCGCTCCAGGACGCCCGCTCGGGCAGCACGCGCATCCGCGACATCGTCAGCCAACTGCGCACCTTCTCGCCGTCGGACGACGACGCGCGCACCTCGCTGTCGGCCCGCGCGGTCATCGAGTCGGTGCTGCGCATGGTCTCCAACGAGATCCGCCACCGCGCCAAGCTCGTCCTCGAGCTGGACGACACGGCGCGCTTTTTCGGCAACGAGAACAAGCTGGGCCAGGTCTTCTTGAACCTGCTGATCAATGCGGCTCACGCCATCGAGGAGGGCTCGCGCGGGGACAATCAGATCATCGTGCGTACGCGCACCGACGACAGTTGGGTCATCGTCGAAGTACAAGACAGCGGCGGGGGCATCACCACCGAGCAGCTGCCGCGTATCTTCGACCCCTTCTACACCACCAAACCGGTGGGCCAGGGAACGGGGCTTGGCCTGTATATCTGCCAGCAGATCGTCGAGGCGCACGACGGGGAGATCGAGTTCGAGAGCAAACCGGGAAAGGGAACGACCGCGCGCATCAAGCTGCCGCATGCAGACACGCCGCACAACACGGCCAAGCCGGTCTCCTCGGCGCCAAACGAGACGCGGGCGCGCATCCTGCTCATCGACGACGAGCCGTTGATCGGCCGCTCGCTCAGCCGCACGCTGCGCCCCGACCACGACGTCGAGGTGGAGACCAGCGCGGCCAAGGCGCTGGCTCGACTGCAAGCCGGCGAGCGGTTCGACGTGATCTTGTGCGACCTGATGATGCCCGACATGACCGGCATGGATTTCTTCGAGCAGCTCGCCGAGACCTCTCCCGACCTGGCCGACGAGATCCTCTTTTTGACCGGCGGCGCGTTCACCCCGCGCGCAGTCCAGTTTCTGAACCGATGCTCGAATCATGTGCTCGAAAAGCCCATCGATTCGAGCATGCTGCGGGCGCTGATCGACGAGCGCCTGACCTCCCGCCGATAG
- a CDS encoding sensor histidine kinase → METDRDPAVLGMICSLQTSFHVVPTYEQIAAMIERGLMSVPGLAASTLRISTKSHPGTPTETTPTGPEHRSIELRTATASYGALEVEIDDLTRFEPYQPFLKNLTNSIATEVENRERAIALEKTQRQLERERKRLADELAYKDDFLALLGHELRNPLAAIFNAISILDVLGIDDEYLDRAVAVLKRQSAHLKRMVDDLLDVARISRERLHLQCEPLDLRELLEHTAHDHRPRFDKAGLDFVVSLPDTPMPIEGDRTRLTQVLDNLLDNARKFTEAPGRVELSAECLANPSEVVVSVCDTGVGIEEELLDTLFAPFKQLRDPHSEPQDGIGLGLSLVQGLVDAHGGTVEVDSAGPGHGTTFCVRLPLIDELDEARPATSA, encoded by the coding sequence ATGGAGACTGATCGTGATCCGGCCGTTTTGGGAATGATCTGCTCGCTGCAGACGAGCTTCCACGTGGTGCCCACCTACGAGCAGATTGCCGCGATGATCGAGCGCGGCCTGATGTCCGTGCCCGGCCTGGCCGCGTCGACACTGCGCATCAGCACCAAGAGCCATCCGGGTACGCCGACCGAGACGACGCCGACCGGCCCCGAGCACCGAAGCATCGAGCTTCGCACGGCCACGGCGAGCTACGGCGCCCTCGAGGTCGAGATCGACGACCTCACCCGCTTCGAGCCGTACCAGCCTTTTCTCAAGAACCTCACCAACTCCATCGCCACCGAGGTGGAGAATCGCGAGCGCGCCATCGCCCTCGAGAAAACCCAGCGCCAACTCGAACGCGAGCGCAAACGCCTCGCCGACGAGCTCGCGTACAAGGACGACTTTCTGGCCCTGCTCGGCCACGAGCTTCGCAACCCACTGGCGGCCATCTTCAACGCCATCTCCATCCTCGACGTGCTGGGCATCGACGACGAGTACCTCGACCGGGCGGTGGCCGTGCTCAAACGCCAGTCGGCGCACCTTAAGCGCATGGTCGACGACCTGCTCGACGTGGCGCGCATTTCGCGGGAGCGGCTGCACCTGCAGTGCGAGCCGCTCGATCTGCGCGAACTCCTCGAGCATACCGCCCACGACCACCGGCCGCGCTTCGACAAGGCCGGCCTCGACTTCGTCGTCTCACTGCCCGACACGCCGATGCCCATCGAGGGCGATCGCACGCGGCTGACCCAGGTGCTCGACAACCTGCTCGACAACGCCCGCAAGTTCACCGAGGCGCCCGGGCGCGTCGAATTGAGCGCGGAGTGTCTTGCCAACCCCAGCGAGGTCGTCGTCTCGGTGTGCGACACCGGCGTGGGCATCGAAGAAGAGTTGCTCGACACGCTCTTCGCCCCCTTCAAGCAGCTTCGCGACCCGCATAGCGAGCCCCAGGATGGCATCGGACTGGGGCTCTCGCTCGTCCAAGGGCTCGTCGACGCCCACGGCGGCACCGTCGAGGTCGACAGCGCAGGCCCGGGACACGGCACGACCTTCTGCGTGCGGCTTCCTTTGATCGACGAGCTTGACGAGGCCCGACCGGCTACTTCGGCGTAG
- a CDS encoding MEDS domain-containing protein — MSYERRPINLGFSDEHPLSGSHICYIYSSDEERLETLAKFFKAGCEDNEKLLYVSDTLAPAQLRERMQQMGVDLADKCDALVETTESAYAPEGRFSAEAMLEEVRTFYADAIDEGYSGARCTGEMNWAAGEIECAETAMEYEAQVNELFKHYPCTGICQYDARQFPGDVLMDVLQVHPYMIVRGQLVLNPYYRDPQEFIDEYRRRVDADEACRPEDSC; from the coding sequence ATGTCCTACGAGCGCCGCCCCATCAACCTCGGCTTCAGCGACGAGCACCCGCTGAGCGGAAGCCACATCTGCTACATCTACTCGAGCGACGAGGAGCGCCTCGAGACGCTCGCCAAGTTCTTCAAGGCCGGCTGCGAGGACAACGAGAAGTTGTTGTACGTCTCCGACACGCTCGCCCCCGCGCAGCTTCGCGAGCGCATGCAGCAGATGGGGGTCGACTTGGCCGACAAGTGCGACGCGCTCGTCGAGACGACCGAGTCGGCCTATGCGCCCGAGGGGCGTTTCTCGGCCGAGGCGATGCTCGAGGAGGTGCGCACCTTTTACGCCGACGCCATCGACGAGGGCTATTCGGGGGCACGCTGCACCGGCGAGATGAACTGGGCGGCCGGTGAGATCGAGTGCGCCGAGACAGCCATGGAGTACGAGGCGCAGGTCAACGAGCTCTTCAAGCACTATCCCTGCACGGGCATCTGCCAGTACGACGCACGCCAATTCCCGGGCGACGTGTTGATGGATGTCTTGCAGGTCCACCCGTACATGATCGTGCGCGGGCAACTGGTGCTCAACCCGTACTACCGCGACCCACAGGAGTTCATCGACGAGTATCGCCGGCGCGTCGACGCCGACGAGGCCTGCCGACCCGAGGACAGCTGTTGA